One region of Haloterrigena salifodinae genomic DNA includes:
- a CDS encoding DUF7521 family protein, translated as MEASFLLAKLITFVLSLVVAYLAYHGYRRSGQTPMLYVSSGFVFIGAGAICEGLIYQLFGTTIASAALVQAVIVSSGMVLVLISLTK; from the coding sequence ATGGAAGCGTCCTTCCTGCTCGCCAAACTGATTACGTTCGTCTTAAGTCTCGTCGTCGCGTATCTGGCGTACCACGGCTATCGCCGGAGCGGACAGACACCGATGCTGTACGTCTCCAGCGGGTTCGTCTTCATCGGTGCCGGCGCGATCTGTGAGGGACTCATCTACCAGTTGTTCGGGACGACCATCGCGTCCGCCGCCCTCGTGCAGGCGGTCATCGTCTCGAGCGGGATGGTGCTCGTCCTCATTTCATTGACGAAGTGA
- a CDS encoding SCO family protein: MNRRLYLRSIAASSIGAAAGCLNTLSSGDEGANNSNSSKREPVDGTILEPPERDLSEASHPSYGDEFPTTSVPDPLSGETVSTDQFEGERAMLVTFFYTSCPDGVCPALMLRLRRAQAVAAEGGYGDDAAFLAMTFDPERDTEGVLQTYADQQGVDLEAGNWHFLRPERYEDAKSIVDGRYGLPLEKRDADEYENLEYMFPHFSYIFLVNERGLVERVYPDGATIATSKLVEDFETVVTA; the protein is encoded by the coding sequence ATGAACCGACGGCTGTATCTCCGGTCGATCGCCGCCTCGAGTATCGGCGCCGCTGCGGGCTGTCTAAATACTCTCTCGAGCGGCGACGAGGGTGCGAACAACAGTAACAGTAGTAAGCGAGAGCCCGTCGACGGGACGATCCTCGAGCCGCCGGAACGGGATCTGAGCGAGGCGTCGCATCCGAGTTACGGCGACGAATTTCCCACGACGAGCGTCCCCGATCCCCTGTCCGGAGAAACCGTTTCGACCGATCAGTTCGAGGGCGAGCGGGCGATGCTGGTGACGTTCTTCTACACGTCGTGTCCCGACGGCGTCTGTCCCGCGCTCATGCTGCGGTTGCGACGCGCACAGGCGGTCGCGGCCGAGGGCGGATACGGCGACGACGCCGCGTTCCTCGCGATGACGTTCGACCCCGAACGCGACACCGAAGGCGTGTTGCAAACGTACGCCGACCAGCAGGGCGTCGACCTCGAGGCCGGAAACTGGCACTTCCTGCGCCCGGAGCGCTACGAGGACGCGAAATCGATCGTCGACGGCCGCTACGGACTCCCACTCGAGAAGCGCGACGCCGACGAGTACGAGAACTTGGAGTACATGTTCCCGCACTTCTCGTACATCTTCCTCGTCAACGAGCGCGGGCTGGTCGAACGCGTCTATCCGGACGGAGCAACCATCGCGACGTCGAAGCTAGTCGAGGACTTCGAAACGGTGGTGACCGCATAG
- a CDS encoding TlpA family protein disulfide reductase, translating into MRRRDVLAGIGSLSVIGTAGTLAIRGPPSFDGTDDPENANGSASVATDSITIETVDAPGSEAGEVRVPAADRATFVDFFGTWCPPCIEQMPALAEANDRLGDDVLFLSVTSEAVGSSVTEDELIDWWENHDGNWLLGLDPTAELTARYLAGGYPSAVAIDADGRVQWSDSGVKTADELVAGIKRALKAEADA; encoded by the coding sequence ATGCGGCGACGGGACGTCCTCGCCGGCATCGGAAGCCTGAGCGTCATCGGGACCGCGGGCACGCTGGCGATTCGCGGCCCGCCGTCGTTCGACGGGACCGACGACCCGGAGAACGCGAACGGCTCGGCATCGGTAGCTACCGATTCGATCACGATCGAAACGGTCGACGCACCGGGGAGTGAGGCCGGTGAGGTCCGCGTCCCGGCGGCCGACCGGGCGACGTTCGTCGATTTCTTCGGCACGTGGTGTCCGCCGTGTATCGAACAGATGCCTGCCCTCGCCGAGGCGAACGACCGACTCGGTGACGACGTGCTGTTCCTCTCGGTCACGAGCGAGGCGGTCGGCTCGTCCGTGACGGAGGACGAACTGATCGACTGGTGGGAGAACCACGACGGTAACTGGCTCCTCGGGCTCGATCCGACCGCTGAACTGACCGCGCGGTACCTCGCCGGCGGCTATCCCTCCGCCGTCGCGATCGACGCGGACGGGCGCGTCCAGTGGTCCGATTCCGGGGTCAAGACTGCCGACGAGCTCGTAGCGGGGATCAAACGAGCGCTCAAGGCGGAGGCCGACGCGTGA
- a CDS encoding sulfite exporter TauE/SafE family protein produces MSAPESRVDVEQFLTNLLEFRYREVTMFGAALTVLVASIAFFPGFENVEQGVQSDLSVGLLAGLVLVAIVAGAVKGMTGFGYSLIMTPIFASVIDPTVAVVVLAIPPWMLNMFQIAETGTGRSFVREEWALLVLAIVGTVIGVAALATFSVGPVVSFVIGLVLLGYVAFQAVQNFVTVEEAHHPFALGTAGFSQGFLLAFANLGPLLPAYFHTFERDAERYIGGLSMVLGTIFTVRIVQMVLFTDLLTTYRLWLGSVIAVVTIVGLLLGTYLRRLEFDERTFNWFVVGLLFVISLNIFRNTVPVLFF; encoded by the coding sequence ATGAGTGCTCCCGAATCCAGAGTCGACGTCGAACAGTTCCTGACTAACCTCCTCGAGTTCCGCTATCGCGAAGTGACGATGTTCGGCGCGGCACTGACCGTTCTCGTCGCCTCGATCGCATTCTTTCCTGGATTCGAGAACGTCGAGCAGGGCGTCCAGTCCGACCTCTCGGTCGGCTTGCTCGCCGGGCTGGTCCTGGTGGCGATCGTCGCCGGCGCCGTCAAGGGAATGACCGGGTTCGGCTACTCGCTCATCATGACGCCGATCTTCGCGTCGGTGATCGATCCGACCGTCGCTGTCGTCGTCCTGGCGATTCCGCCGTGGATGCTCAATATGTTCCAAATCGCTGAGACCGGTACCGGGCGGTCGTTCGTTCGCGAGGAGTGGGCGCTGCTGGTGCTCGCTATCGTCGGGACCGTCATCGGCGTCGCGGCGCTGGCGACGTTCAGCGTCGGACCGGTCGTCTCGTTCGTCATCGGCCTCGTCCTTCTGGGCTACGTCGCCTTTCAGGCCGTCCAGAATTTCGTCACGGTCGAGGAGGCCCACCACCCGTTCGCTCTCGGTACAGCCGGCTTCTCCCAGGGCTTCCTGCTCGCCTTCGCGAACCTCGGGCCGCTACTGCCGGCGTACTTCCACACCTTCGAGCGGGATGCCGAGCGCTACATCGGCGGGCTGTCGATGGTACTCGGGACGATTTTCACGGTTCGGATCGTCCAGATGGTGCTGTTCACCGACCTGCTCACGACCTACCGGCTCTGGCTCGGTTCGGTGATCGCCGTCGTCACGATCGTTGGCCTCCTGCTGGGCACGTATCTCCGGCGCCTCGAGTTCGACGAGCGGACGTTCAACTGGTTCGTCGTCGGACTCCTGTTCGTGATCTCGCTCAATATCTTCCGGAACACCGTGCCGGTGCTGTTCTTCTGA
- a CDS encoding winged helix-turn-helix domain-containing protein yields the protein MQHGGSPDSAEIFQILADDYARKILLAADRDGPKTAKTLSEECDASLTTIYRRVSTLQEHGLIEERRSVDSDGSHRSEFQTALEELHVDITDGQLSLTMETRDELADNFTALWSGLRGDE from the coding sequence GTGCAACACGGTGGCTCTCCGGACTCGGCGGAAATCTTCCAGATCCTCGCCGACGACTACGCGCGGAAGATCCTTCTCGCCGCGGATCGAGACGGGCCGAAGACCGCGAAAACCCTCAGCGAGGAGTGTGACGCCTCGCTCACGACGATCTACCGCCGCGTCTCGACGCTGCAGGAACACGGTCTCATCGAGGAACGGCGATCCGTCGACTCGGACGGCTCCCACCGGAGCGAGTTCCAGACGGCGCTCGAGGAACTCCACGTCGACATCACTGACGGTCAGCTCTCGCTGACGATGGAGACCCGCGACGAACTCGCGGACAACTTCACGGCGCTCTGGAGCGGACTCCGAGGTGACGAGTGA
- a CDS encoding cytochrome c biogenesis CcdA family protein gives MIEATDLSAVGFALTAGVATFFSPCAYPLLPGYVGFYVSRTDGDDASLGGATLRGVVAGIGVLGTFAALIGVTFWLGRSTLSNLTIFESLVGGLLVVFGALVVAGRAPSLSIPLPKRRSSVLGFGVFGAGYALAGAGCVAPVFLAVVARSLSLPTDAAALVLATYVGSVVALMIAVTVATGMGLVASASRFAAYSERLKQLAGAIMIVAGIGQLYLALVVY, from the coding sequence GTGATCGAGGCGACGGACCTGTCGGCGGTCGGCTTCGCGCTCACCGCCGGCGTTGCGACCTTCTTCAGCCCCTGCGCGTATCCGCTGTTACCGGGATACGTCGGGTTCTACGTGAGTCGAACGGACGGGGATGACGCGTCGCTCGGCGGTGCGACCCTCCGTGGCGTCGTCGCCGGTATTGGCGTCCTGGGGACGTTCGCGGCCCTCATCGGCGTGACGTTCTGGCTCGGTCGGTCGACGCTGTCGAATCTCACGATCTTCGAGTCGCTCGTCGGCGGACTGCTGGTGGTCTTCGGCGCGCTCGTCGTCGCCGGTCGCGCCCCCTCGCTGTCGATTCCGCTTCCGAAACGGCGCTCGAGCGTCCTCGGATTCGGGGTCTTCGGTGCGGGATACGCGCTCGCAGGGGCTGGATGCGTCGCGCCCGTCTTCCTCGCGGTCGTCGCCCGTTCGCTGTCCCTGCCGACCGATGCCGCGGCGCTCGTCCTCGCGACCTACGTCGGCAGCGTCGTCGCCCTGATGATCGCGGTGACGGTCGCGACCGGGATGGGACTGGTAGCGAGCGCGAGCCGGTTCGCGGCGTACTCGGAGCGACTGAAGCAACTCGCGGGCGCCATCATGATCGTCGCAGGAATCGGCCAACTCTACCTGGCGCTGGTCGTCTATTGA